The Mycoplasma sp. 1654_15 genome contains a region encoding:
- a CDS encoding type I phosphomannose isomerase catalytic subunit: MPKLVFLKPYFKEVLWANDNLKKLYNLSYSAGEAWLISAFEKTPSLIINEEIKEKNLYLFFKNNKDFFGNYSGDYPNLTKFIDAKTALSIQVHPDDKNARKLHNSFGKDECWYVLKPSSKPFVIGTNEPSKTKIKQQIQSKNFDFLNLVHLQSNDFTYIKSGMLHGIPADTFVFELQQSSDITYRFYDYERRDKNNQLRELHLDLAFKSLKTKLKPKIIKNKQLLVNNKYFYLEKEEINGKKIKYFKKDFYWVEATVIEGQGKVDNFEVKFGDVFLIKNQTKSLIFEGKMKILLNFIIK; this comes from the coding sequence ATGCCCAAATTAGTTTTTTTGAAACCTTATTTTAAAGAAGTTTTATGAGCAAATGATAATTTAAAAAAACTTTACAATTTATCATACTCAGCAGGCGAAGCTTGATTAATTTCTGCTTTTGAAAAAACTCCAAGTTTGATAATAAATGAAGAAATAAAAGAGAAAAATTTATACTTGTTCTTTAAAAACAATAAAGATTTTTTTGGAAATTATTCAGGTGATTATCCTAATTTAACTAAGTTTATTGATGCAAAAACAGCTTTAAGCATTCAAGTGCATCCAGATGACAAAAACGCTCGAAAATTACACAACAGTTTTGGAAAAGATGAATGTTGGTATGTATTAAAACCTTCATCTAAACCTTTTGTAATAGGAACCAACGAACCTTCAAAAACAAAGATAAAACAACAAATTCAAAGCAAAAATTTTGATTTTTTAAACTTAGTTCATTTGCAATCTAATGATTTTACATACATAAAATCTGGAATGCTACATGGAATTCCTGCTGATACATTTGTTTTTGAACTTCAGCAATCTTCAGATATAACTTATAGATTTTATGATTATGAAAGAAGAGATAAAAACAATCAATTAAGAGAATTACATTTAGATTTGGCTTTTAAGTCTTTAAAAACTAAGCTAAAACCTAAAATTATCAAAAACAAACAACTTCTTGTTAACAATAAATATTTTTATTTAGAAAAAGAAGAAATCAATGGCAAAAAAATAAAATATTTTAAAAAAGATTTTTATTGAGTAGAGGCAACAGTAATTGAAGGACAAGGAAAAGTAGATAATTTTGAGGTAAAATTTGGTGACGTCTTTTTAATAAAAAATCAAACAAAATCCTTGATTTTTGAAGGTAAAATGAAAATTTTACTTAACTTTATCATAAAGTAA
- the nadE gene encoding NAD(+) synthase, with translation MTSNEKYINYLVNWIKNQVKKANKSGVIVGISGGIDSALVAVLAKKAFPKDSLGLIMQIKNMDKDLSHIEKLVNKFDISTRKINLSNIYEEFVKTLKIEDKMSLANIQPRLRMSTLYAIAQEKDYLVLGTDNLVEMYIGYFTKYGDGGVDLLPIVHLTKTEVYQLAKELGINEEILKKAPSAGLWENQKDEDEMKFTYKDFDQFLEDKSKLKKSVVDRIEYLHKISQHKRNKIPRPRKTLKDF, from the coding sequence ATGACTTCAAATGAAAAATATATAAATTATTTGGTTAATTGAATTAAAAACCAAGTTAAAAAAGCTAATAAGTCAGGTGTTATAGTAGGGATTTCAGGTGGAATAGATTCAGCTTTAGTAGCAGTTCTAGCAAAAAAAGCATTTCCAAAAGATTCTTTAGGTTTAATTATGCAAATCAAAAATATGGATAAAGATTTGTCGCATATAGAAAAGTTAGTAAATAAATTTGATATATCAACAAGAAAAATTAATTTATCTAACATATATGAAGAATTTGTTAAAACATTGAAAATTGAAGATAAAATGTCATTAGCAAACATTCAACCAAGATTAAGAATGTCAACTTTATATGCAATTGCACAAGAAAAAGACTATTTAGTTCTTGGAACAGATAATTTAGTAGAGATGTATATTGGATACTTTACAAAATACGGTGATGGAGGAGTAGATCTTCTTCCCATCGTTCATTTAACTAAAACCGAAGTTTATCAATTAGCAAAAGAATTAGGAATAAACGAAGAAATTTTAAAAAAAGCTCCATCTGCTGGTTTATGAGAAAATCAAAAAGATGAAGACGAAATGAAATTCACATACAAAGACTTTGATCAATTTTTAGAAGATAAATCAAAATTAAAAAAATCAGTTGTTGACAGAATCGAGTATTTACATAAAATCAGTCAACATAAAAGAAATAAAATACCAAGACCAAGAAAAACATTAAAGGATTTTTAA
- a CDS encoding YebC/PmpR family DNA-binding transcriptional regulator, producing MAGHSKWANIKHRKGAQDALRSKIFAKFSKEIMVAASKGGPDLNSNSALRLVVAKAKAKSMPKANIDKAIAKATGAGQEGANFKEFFYSGNLPHGVSVIVEILTDNVNRAISNLQALFKRANGQIGKQNSIPYMFEQKGYIEIAKKDLSEDELMLFVLDNGATDFLVDSESYEVFCEPSSLTSLKAALESEYKDIEFLSVEVNYFPNEKVELTEKDTEDLLNKIDTFLDDDDIQNVFHNIKLD from the coding sequence ATGGCAGGACATTCCAAGTGAGCAAATATTAAGCATAGAAAAGGTGCACAAGATGCGCTAAGATCAAAAATTTTCGCTAAATTTTCAAAAGAAATAATGGTGGCTGCTTCCAAAGGTGGACCCGATTTAAACTCTAATTCAGCACTTAGATTAGTTGTGGCAAAAGCAAAAGCAAAATCAATGCCAAAAGCAAATATTGATAAAGCAATTGCTAAAGCTACAGGCGCTGGTCAAGAAGGAGCGAATTTCAAAGAATTTTTTTATTCAGGAAATTTACCTCACGGAGTTTCAGTAATTGTTGAAATCTTAACAGATAATGTAAACAGAGCAATTTCTAATTTACAAGCATTATTTAAAAGAGCTAACGGTCAAATTGGAAAACAAAATTCAATTCCCTATATGTTTGAACAAAAAGGGTATATTGAAATAGCTAAAAAAGACCTTTCAGAAGATGAACTTATGCTTTTTGTTTTAGATAATGGAGCAACAGATTTTCTTGTTGATTCAGAGTCTTATGAAGTATTTTGTGAACCTTCTTCATTAACTTCACTAAAAGCAGCTCTTGAATCAGAATACAAAGATATAGAATTCTTAAGTGTAGAAGTTAATTACTTTCCAAATGAAAAAGTAGAATTAACTGAAAAAGACACAGAAGATCTTTTAAATAAAATCGACACTTTTTTAGACGATGATGATATTCAAAATGTTTTTCACAATATTAAATTAGATTAA
- a CDS encoding leucine-rich repeat domain-containing protein, with protein MNKKNITKQDVIDILNNENFYKNNILDLKSLDQVEEIESFAFSGIKKNLHKVILPPNLKRIGQSAFMYNKIKQIVWNDKIEHISFACFESNYLEVLQIPSSIKVIEESAFAMNSIKTLHIPSFLTTLENDLFYNNKIEELIIEDFKNKEIKNAFFNNDNIKNIVLKSNFRLLEDTNKYDYKKMIFYFLDHFSDYENEVKMTVDNLKLSNFLKSLVIDNVQKLTIENNNSKSVEVLEFYVEKMDLDTKLEFKLISKKDLKTSLKIV; from the coding sequence ATGAACAAAAAAAACATCACTAAACAAGATGTAATCGATATTTTAAATAATGAAAATTTTTATAAAAATAATATTTTAGATTTAAAAAGTCTAGATCAAGTAGAAGAAATTGAAAGCTTTGCTTTTTCAGGCATTAAAAAAAATCTTCACAAAGTAATTTTGCCTCCAAATCTAAAAAGAATTGGACAATCTGCTTTTATGTACAATAAAATAAAGCAAATTGTCTGAAACGATAAAATAGAACACATTTCTTTTGCTTGTTTTGAAAGTAATTATTTGGAAGTACTTCAAATTCCTTCTAGTATAAAGGTTATTGAAGAATCAGCATTTGCTATGAATAGCATTAAAACCCTTCATATTCCTAGTTTCTTAACAACTTTAGAAAATGATTTATTTTACAACAACAAAATTGAAGAATTAATAATCGAAGACTTTAAAAATAAAGAAATTAAAAATGCTTTTTTTAATAACGATAATATAAAAAATATTGTTTTAAAATCTAACTTTCGGTTATTAGAAGATACAAACAAATATGATTATAAAAAAATGATATTTTACTTTTTAGATCACTTTTCTGACTATGAAAATGAAGTAAAAATGACAGTTGATAATTTAAAACTATCTAATTTTTTAAAATCACTTGTTATAGATAATGTTCAAAAACTTACTATTGAAAACAATAATTCTAAATCTGTTGAAGTTTTAGAGTTTTATGTTGAAAAAATGGACCTAGATACTAAATTAGAATTTAAATTAATTTCTAAAAAAGACTTAAAAACTAGCTTAAAAATAGTATAA
- the pyk gene encoding pyruvate kinase translates to MKDFIEKRTKIIATIGPSTQDYNLLKRLIQAGVTTIRANFSHGDYEEQKAKFDNAKKISKDLNIPVSILLDTKGPEIRVGKMTNGSQLIESNSKVVILTSKEDYENFLGTSDVVTVSYEMDRDLKIGDQVLFDDGKLQSTVIEIEPNKITVLTKNAHVLKSNKRINLPGVEFSLPFLSEKDKRDVIFGIEQGVNYIAASFVNSAENVRELRQLLDENGGEHIQIISKIESHVGIVKIDEIIEVSDGIMIARGDLGLEVPYYDVPFHQKNIIRKCRFAGKTVIVATQMLDSMEKSAQPTRAEVTDVYWATELGADATMLSGESAQGQFPYESVKVMATINKRAEREFYNKLFYKKQLSVMAKNSFGKRAYIAHKIAHYTLEHDVKFAVVLSRTGQLLSTIAKFRPNTAVIGIINDEKLIGGFGVTSSVFVASESLELFNEIKADFAHARRVLSTYGAEPGDKFLVVENDKIVEFTF, encoded by the coding sequence ATGAAAGATTTTATTGAAAAAAGAACAAAAATAATCGCAACAATTGGTCCTTCAACTCAGGATTATAATTTATTAAAAAGATTAATTCAAGCAGGAGTTACCACAATAAGAGCTAATTTTTCTCATGGTGATTATGAAGAACAAAAAGCAAAATTTGATAATGCAAAGAAAATTTCAAAAGATTTAAATATTCCAGTTTCAATTTTGTTAGATACAAAAGGACCTGAAATTAGAGTTGGAAAAATGACTAATGGTTCACAATTAATTGAATCAAATTCTAAAGTTGTTATTTTAACTTCAAAAGAAGATTACGAAAACTTTTTAGGAACTTCAGATGTAGTTACAGTTTCCTATGAAATGGATCGTGATTTAAAAATTGGAGATCAAGTTTTATTTGATGATGGTAAATTACAATCAACAGTTATAGAAATTGAACCAAATAAAATTACTGTTTTAACAAAAAATGCTCACGTTTTAAAATCTAATAAAAGAATTAATCTACCTGGTGTAGAATTTTCACTTCCATTTTTATCAGAAAAAGATAAAAGAGATGTTATTTTCGGAATAGAACAAGGCGTAAATTACATTGCTGCTTCATTTGTTAATTCAGCGGAAAATGTTAGAGAATTAAGACAATTATTAGATGAAAATGGCGGAGAGCATATCCAAATAATTTCTAAAATTGAATCTCATGTTGGGATTGTAAAAATTGATGAGATTATTGAAGTTTCAGACGGAATTATGATAGCTCGTGGAGATCTTGGATTAGAAGTTCCTTATTATGACGTACCATTCCATCAAAAAAATATTATTAGAAAATGTAGATTCGCAGGAAAAACTGTAATAGTTGCAACACAAATGTTAGATTCTATGGAAAAATCTGCACAACCTACAAGAGCAGAAGTAACCGACGTTTATTGAGCAACTGAGCTTGGAGCAGATGCAACAATGCTTTCAGGAGAATCAGCACAAGGTCAATTCCCTTATGAATCAGTAAAAGTTATGGCAACTATTAACAAAAGAGCTGAAAGAGAGTTTTATAACAAGTTATTTTATAAAAAACAACTTTCAGTTATGGCAAAAAATTCATTTGGAAAAAGAGCTTACATAGCTCACAAAATAGCACATTATACTTTAGAACACGATGTTAAATTTGCAGTGGTTTTATCAAGAACAGGTCAATTACTATCAACAATAGCTAAATTTAGACCAAATACTGCAGTTATCGGAATTATCAATGATGAAAAATTAATCGGTGGTTTTGGAGTAACTTCTTCAGTATTTGTAGCTAGTGAATCACTTGAATTATTTAACGAAATTAAAGCTGACTTTGCTCATGCAAGAAGAGTTTTAAGCACATATGGAGCTGAGCCAGGTGATAAATTTTTAGTGGTAGAAAACGACAAAATAGTTGAATTTACTTTCTAA
- a CDS encoding MAGa3780 family membrane protein, translated as MANAQKNQQNNLDSSSNQRQNPSFLKPKFWIEWKKEQRINFVFALFAIISTFVIIARNIAVNYIEFSLPKFYFVSFVYYFQNISSLFYFTYQTNIIFAIALLIYVLNPSRKKFQWLFSSIVLLTITFIVFWTLIAWHFNFKENLLDTLQTLIVHLVNPILSFICLYHLKRAYAIKKYTFIYPILYSFCYYLFCCLLFFFSVRQYTNPDFSNENKIVYFYTGLTIYPFLNFYHPFFYSGNSNTIVIILNLITLLSIAIVPFLVSWFWIKVFKIKYHSLKIRNKIKYLYRKIKHFILEFKTKHWTK; from the coding sequence ATGGCAAATGCTCAAAAAAATCAACAAAATAATTTAGACTCATCTTCAAATCAAAGACAAAATCCTTCATTTTTGAAGCCAAAATTTTGAATTGAGTGAAAAAAAGAACAAAGAATCAATTTTGTTTTTGCTTTATTTGCAATTATTTCTACTTTTGTAATAATTGCAAGAAATATAGCAGTAAATTATATTGAATTTTCTTTACCCAAATTTTATTTTGTTTCATTCGTTTATTATTTTCAGAATATTTCTAGTTTATTTTATTTTACTTATCAAACTAATATTATTTTTGCAATTGCACTTTTAATTTATGTTCTAAATCCAAGCAGAAAAAAATTTCAATGGCTATTTTCTTCAATTGTTTTACTAACTATCACATTTATAGTGTTTTGAACTTTAATAGCTTGACATTTTAATTTCAAAGAAAATCTTTTAGATACTTTACAGACATTGATAGTCCATTTAGTTAATCCAATATTATCTTTTATCTGTCTTTATCATTTAAAACGTGCATATGCTATTAAAAAATATACTTTTATTTATCCAATACTATATTCGTTTTGTTATTACCTATTTTGTTGTTTATTGTTCTTTTTTAGCGTAAGGCAATATACTAACCCTGATTTTAGTAATGAAAATAAAATTGTTTATTTTTATACAGGATTGACAATTTATCCATTTTTAAATTTCTATCATCCTTTTTTCTACTCAGGTAATTCAAACACTATAGTTATAATATTAAATTTAATTACTTTATTATCAATTGCTATAGTTCCGTTTTTAGTTAGTTGGTTTTGAATAAAAGTGTTTAAAATTAAATACCATTCATTGAAAATTAGAAATAAAATAAAATATTTATATAGAAAAATAAAGCATTTTATTCTAGAATTTAAAACTAAACACTGAACAAAATAA
- the fusA gene encoding elongation factor G: protein MARKFDLKDYRNIGIMAHIDAGKTTTTERILFHTGKIHKIGETHDGGSQMDWMEQEKERGITITSAATTAFWKGKRINIIDTPGHVDFTVEVERSLRVLDGAVAVLDAQSGVEPQTETVWRQATNYNVPRIVYVNKMDKAGANFEASVKSVRDKLGGNAVAIQLNIGSENDFIGLIDLVEMKAFKYNGEKEEEEFEIEIPSELKEKAEMMRMELAEAVADFDEDLMHLLLEGNTPTVEQLKHAIRKATISGQFFPAVCGTSFKNKGVKKMIDAVIEYLPSPLDVPAIKAYSDDEEFSVQASDDEEFSALAFKIMNDPFVGSLTFFRVYSGVLSKGTYILNSTKNKKERVGRILEMHANSREEINEVRTGDIGALVGLKETTTGDTLISEKAKPFVLEKMVFPEPVISQALEPATKAAVEKLSIGLQKLANEDPTFKTWTDNETGQTIIAGMGELHLDIIVDRLKREFGVEAKVGKPQVSYRETITKAAEVEGKHIKQSGGRGQYGHVWIKFEPNEEGGFKFIDKIVGGKIPKEYIKSIQKGLEEKMQMGILAGYPMIDVQATLYDGSYHEVDSSEMAYKIAASKALTKAKDAIGTVLLEPIMDVSVFVPAEYSGDVMGDLSRRRGQVKEQETRSDGANTIRANVPLAEMFGYSTQLRSMTSGRGTYQMQFDHYEITPKQISDQIVKERAIKADED from the coding sequence ATGGCAAGAAAATTTGACTTAAAAGACTATAGAAATATAGGAATTATGGCTCATATTGATGCCGGGAAAACAACTACAACTGAAAGAATCTTATTCCATACAGGTAAAATTCATAAAATTGGAGAAACACACGATGGTGGTTCACAAATGGACTGAATGGAGCAAGAAAAAGAACGTGGAATTACTATAACTTCAGCCGCTACAACAGCCTTTTGAAAAGGAAAAAGAATTAATATTATTGATACTCCGGGACACGTTGACTTTACTGTTGAGGTTGAACGTTCATTACGTGTTTTAGACGGTGCTGTAGCTGTTTTAGATGCTCAATCTGGAGTAGAACCTCAAACTGAAACTGTTTGAAGACAAGCTACAAACTACAACGTTCCTAGAATAGTTTATGTTAATAAAATGGATAAAGCTGGAGCAAATTTTGAAGCTTCAGTAAAATCTGTTAGAGATAAATTAGGTGGAAACGCTGTTGCTATTCAATTAAACATTGGATCTGAAAATGATTTTATTGGTTTAATTGACTTAGTAGAAATGAAAGCTTTTAAATACAACGGAGAAAAAGAAGAAGAAGAATTTGAAATCGAAATTCCTTCAGAATTAAAGGAAAAAGCAGAAATGATGCGTATGGAATTAGCAGAAGCAGTTGCTGATTTTGACGAAGATTTAATGCATTTATTACTTGAAGGAAATACTCCAACTGTAGAACAATTAAAACATGCAATTAGAAAAGCTACTATTTCAGGTCAATTCTTTCCAGCTGTTTGTGGAACTAGTTTCAAAAACAAAGGTGTTAAAAAAATGATCGACGCTGTTATCGAGTATCTACCTTCACCTTTAGATGTTCCAGCAATTAAAGCATACTCAGATGATGAAGAATTTTCTGTACAAGCTTCAGATGATGAAGAATTTTCAGCTCTAGCTTTTAAAATTATGAATGACCCATTTGTTGGTTCATTAACATTTTTTAGAGTGTACTCAGGAGTTTTAAGTAAAGGAACATATATCTTAAACTCAACTAAAAATAAAAAAGAAAGAGTTGGTAGAATTCTAGAAATGCATGCTAACTCTAGAGAAGAAATTAACGAGGTTAGAACCGGAGATATTGGAGCTTTAGTTGGTCTAAAAGAAACAACAACTGGAGATACTTTAATTTCTGAAAAAGCAAAACCTTTTGTTTTAGAAAAAATGGTTTTCCCAGAACCTGTTATTTCTCAAGCTTTAGAACCTGCGACAAAAGCTGCTGTAGAAAAACTCTCAATCGGTCTTCAAAAACTAGCAAATGAAGATCCTACCTTCAAAACCTGAACAGATAATGAAACAGGACAAACAATTATCGCAGGTATGGGTGAGCTTCACTTAGACATCATCGTTGATCGTTTAAAAAGAGAATTTGGTGTAGAAGCTAAAGTTGGAAAACCACAAGTTAGCTACCGTGAAACTATTACTAAAGCAGCAGAAGTTGAAGGAAAACACATCAAACAATCTGGTGGACGTGGACAATATGGACATGTTTGAATTAAATTCGAACCAAATGAAGAAGGTGGATTTAAGTTCATTGACAAAATTGTTGGTGGTAAAATTCCTAAAGAATACATTAAATCAATCCAAAAAGGACTTGAAGAAAAAATGCAAATGGGAATTCTTGCAGGTTATCCAATGATCGACGTCCAAGCAACACTTTATGATGGTTCTTACCACGAAGTTGACTCCTCTGAAATGGCTTATAAAATAGCAGCTTCTAAAGCACTTACAAAAGCAAAAGATGCAATTGGAACTGTTTTATTAGAACCTATTATGGATGTTTCTGTTTTTGTTCCAGCTGAATACTCAGGAGATGTTATGGGTGACTTATCTCGTCGTCGTGGACAAGTTAAAGAACAAGAAACAAGATCCGATGGAGCTAACACCATTAGAGCAAATGTTCCTTTAGCAGAAATGTTTGGATACTCAACACAATTAAGATCTATGACATCAGGTCGTGGAACTTACCAAATGCAATTTGATCACTACGAAATTACACCAAAACAAATTTCAGATCAAATAGTAAAAGAAAGAGCAATTAAAGCTGACGAAGATTAA
- the rpsG gene encoding 30S ribosomal protein S7 → MSRRKQAPIRQVLADPVFNSKLITKAINTIMLDGKKSTAQNILYSAFKIVAEKTGKDALEVFHEAIKNITPELEVRSRRVGGSNYQVPVEVSKRRKQTLSLRWLINYARLRNEKTMELRLANEIIDAFNKTGGSVKKKDDTHKMAEANRAFAHYRW, encoded by the coding sequence ATGTCACGTAGAAAACAAGCCCCTATAAGACAAGTGCTAGCAGATCCAGTATTTAATTCAAAATTAATTACTAAAGCTATCAACACAATTATGTTAGATGGTAAAAAATCTACAGCACAAAACATTTTATATTCAGCTTTTAAAATAGTTGCTGAAAAAACAGGAAAAGACGCTTTAGAAGTATTTCACGAAGCTATTAAAAACATAACACCTGAATTAGAAGTACGTTCAAGAAGAGTTGGTGGTTCAAACTACCAAGTTCCAGTTGAAGTTTCTAAAAGAAGAAAACAAACACTATCATTACGTTGATTAATCAACTATGCTAGATTACGTAATGAAAAAACTATGGAATTAAGATTAGCAAACGAAATTATCGATGCTTTCAACAAAACTGGTGGATCAGTTAAGAAAAAAGACGATACACATAAAATGGCAGAAGCTAATAGAGCATTTGCTCACTACAGGTGATAA
- the rpsL gene encoding 30S ribosomal protein S12 — protein sequence MPTQSQLVNGARVNKVRKINAPALNKSFNSLKKKEHALPAPFKRGVCTRVGTMTPKKPNSALRKYARVKLSNGMEVNAYIPGEGHNLQEHSVVLIRGGKVKDLPGMRYHIVRGTQDTAGVAKRNQGRSKYGAKKPKEKK from the coding sequence ATGCCAACACAATCTCAGTTAGTTAATGGGGCGAGAGTTAATAAAGTAAGAAAAATTAACGCTCCTGCATTAAACAAATCTTTTAACTCATTAAAGAAAAAAGAGCATGCATTACCTGCACCTTTTAAAAGAGGTGTATGTACAAGGGTAGGAACAATGACTCCTAAAAAACCTAACTCAGCTCTTAGAAAATACGCAAGGGTAAAATTATCAAATGGAATGGAAGTAAATGCTTATATTCCAGGTGAAGGACACAACTTGCAAGAACACTCTGTTGTTTTAATTAGAGGTGGAAAAGTTAAAGATTTACCAGGTATGAGATACCACATTGTTCGTGGAACTCAAGATACAGCTGGTGTAGCTAAAAGAAATCAAGGTCGTTCAAAATACGGTGCTAAAAAACCAAAAGAGAAAAAATAA